Proteins co-encoded in one Gracilimonas sp. genomic window:
- a CDS encoding RidA family protein, giving the protein MRTNISSGAEWEAKVGYSRAVKTGNQIFVSGTTGIDKNGDVVGKDDLYLQTKQCILNIERALKKAGASLNDVVRTRTFITDIDQWEEFGRAHQKFFGEVKPAATLVEVSRLIHPDLIVEIEVDAVV; this is encoded by the coding sequence ATGCGAACGAATATATCCTCCGGGGCGGAGTGGGAAGCTAAAGTAGGATACAGTAGAGCGGTGAAGACCGGAAATCAGATTTTTGTATCGGGCACAACGGGTATTGATAAAAACGGGGATGTAGTGGGAAAAGATGACCTCTATCTTCAGACCAAACAATGTATCCTGAATATTGAGAGGGCACTGAAGAAAGCCGGTGCTTCTCTGAATGATGTAGTTCGGACGAGGACTTTTATTACTGATATAGACCAATGGGAGGAATTCGGGAGAGCCCATCAGAAGTTTTTCGGGGAAGTTAAACCTGCAGCTACACTGGTGGAGGTTTCCCGGCTTATCCATCCGGATTTAATAGTAGAA